The Glycine soja cultivar W05 chromosome 9, ASM419377v2, whole genome shotgun sequence sequence TTTAAGACATGGTTAACAATGAACACTAAAAATTTGAAGATGAGATGGGTAAAATAAAAGGGAAAGAAACATTCTCTCAAGTCTATATTGTATTTGCACCAGAATGGTCATTTACACTAATGTTTTACTTATATAAGATAAACTGAAGAGTCTTGCATTAGTACTTGTAGTTGTGAGATATATTGAATTTCATTCGTTGAgtgccataaaaaaaataatgtattagtGAACAAGACACAGTCACATTTCTTgatgttataatttataaagcTTGCAAACCTTGAACCAAACAGCTTCTGGACCACAGTTTGCTCCATATTTGTTGAAGGCCTCAGGAATGATGAATCCAGCAGCACCAAGCATTGCCCATCTGGCATGAATCAACTCAAATGCCTGATATCTACATTAGACCATCAACCAACCAACCCAACATTAGAGCACAGCTAATGTAACATAGCACATACATAGATATCTAAATTGTGAGTGTTTGGCATACTTGGCAAAGTCTTCTGGCTTCTTGCTAAGACCAAATGGGTCATAACCATAGCTGCATGGACACACATTACCAAATTAAGTAAAACAAGAACCAAAAAACTTCACAAACATTGTTTGTTTAATGACTAGCATGTTAATGTGAATTAAAAGTGGACTATAAGAGAGGAGAATCCACATACTCTCCAGGGACTTCTCCGGTCAAGTACTCTGGGATTTCGGATCGGTCCAAGAGACCCTCAGGCAAGAAGATCCTTCTGTCAGGACCtgccaaaaaattaatggaaccAAATAAGTTTAACAACTAGTTAGTGCCTGTTAGGAACTTCGTCAAGCCCATGTCCAACACTTATTAAGGTGAAAGCTATTGAGAGTAACTTTAAGATGGATCAATGTTGAAGGAACAATGGATGTGAAACCAaaagagaaattattatatagtcTCAGACCATTGTATGTTCATGGTCTTGACCAATTTTCACGTGACATATAActgagattttttatttatgagaaaaaagttaataatactCAATTACATATCAGGTGAAGATTAGTCAGGACTACCATGGTCTTGGACCATATAATAATCTCTCGAAACCATACACCCCattagtttgtttttgtttttttatcaacaaatgttAACCCACGACCTTTCCCTCcttctcttatttcttaaccACCCAACCAACCTGATATCTCCAAACACCCTATTAGTTGTCTTCCTTCAATTACATTGTCCAGAGAACACAAGTTGAATTAACATAAGTTACACAACAGTTGAAACAAACATAACTTGGGGGACTTACCATACCACTTGGCAAGCTCATCATTGGCaggagcagcagcagcagctttTTTTGGAGGTGTTGGTGTAGCCTTCTTTTTGGAGAAAAGAGCCACAGTCTTGAAGGAGGCAGGACTAGAAGCAGATGGAGCTGGCCTTGTGGCACCACTGAAGTTGATGGGGTTTCCAAGCATTTCTGACATGCCAAGGGAAGCAGCAGCAGTGGATGCTGCAAGGGAAGCCATTGCTTTGGAAGCCTCAGGTGAATGTGGTGCTAGCTGGACGAAGGATGGAGGAGTAAGAGAATGGAGATTACTATATGCATGGTTCTGGTGGATGTGGACGTGCCACGTCAGATTCATCAACATGGACTTTGATTGGTCTACGTGAGAATTTTGTAATCCAATGCAAGGATTTGATTGGTTACTCTATGATGATGGTATCTCATGAGCTGGAAGATTGCTTGCttttggataacatgttttatCCTCCAACCTCTTGGACTTTTTTCCATCAACCATTTTCAGTACAAGTAATGGCTACCGCATATTTGTAGTAGCACTCACATGAGTTACTgtaagagtgaaaaaaaattgttttcttttgggACCATACTATGAGTGGATGTGGATTTGTGTTGTGAAAGAAGAATTTCAACAAGTCATACATATGGGCCACCAAACTTCACAAACGAATAATTTAGAAATACACAAAGTTTGTATATCTTCCGCAACCATTGCAGCTCCACATTTGAATTTGGTGCCACCGCACAAGCCACAAGGTCTTTTCTAGATGGTTGAAGTACCATTGTGGATGTTATTCCATGAAAGAATTCACTTTTTGATTTACTAAAGTATTTGAAAGTATTTCACAGTTTGTTAAAAGTTAAAGCACGCCCTACCCCTCAAACAATGTTAAAGACTTTCTCTAACTTTGATGATAGACGATTCATCCCTGATACTTAAATCAGTTATCAATTCAGTTTAAGACACTGGATCAATGAGTCATTggcaaaatcaattaattactaattaaattacatgattttttaaaaaaaaatcataacctgTGAATTTCATTTATGGCATTCAGACAATTCGTACCGCAGTTAAACGATTGTGGAGTTGAACTTCAATTAAGGCCAAATAACAGCCCCCGCTATGTATTAACATGACAATTTAGTATCTCATGTATACTGTTACGAGTCTGAATAAGCTGAGTTTGCCttgatttaatataaataatggaAAATATTGACAGAGCTTTTTCTTTATACAACTGTACTTAAAATGGTCTCTTCAATTATCTTCTCCACTTGTCAATTTCTTTTGATGTTGCCTTGATAAGCTTTTTAGTATTAATGACAAGGTCGTCCACAAGTGCAGTAATATCATCCctgaaaataatatgaaatatcCAAATGACGttaaaaatgagatgaaattGGAAAACTAGCCAGTAGCCACAGACAAATTTCAGATGTATAAAAATCTTTCATACAAATAAGATCTTTGCAGTTACGGAATATCTGAAGAATAGTGAATAGAGCCCATTATAACCACACACTGACCGTGTTATCTTTCATAAAAGTGGTGTGGACTGAGGCGTACCATCATGTATATCAaccaagatattttttttgaagCATAATGTCAAATCAATGAACTCATGTGAAGCAATGAACCTGAAGAATTCATAATCCTTGAGCAGCAAGGTTGCAAGCTTTTCATATTACCAAAATTCTTTGTGAAAAGTGGCAGCTAAACCTTAttgcttaatttaaaaattcccTAAAACTCACTTTCAGGTTCTGGTGTTTTCTGTCAGAACAGTTAACAGGCTAGGATATGCTAAGTTGTTAACTGTTTGCAGTATTCTAATTACGTAATCTATCACAAAAGTTTCAtgtcatgttttattttccaatCAGATCAAATCACCAAGTCCATAAAATTTCTCAATGCCACATCTAAACCACGATCTTCACGATATAAAATTAGTAGTCTCAAATTTAATAAATCTGTCAATCTAATCACAACCATTGGGCAGCTAACTGATCAAACAAAATTATACAAACAAAGGTTTAAAGAAATGACAATTGTGTTAAGAGGGCAAAGTCTTGTCACAATCATTTTTTCTATGTGATATTATGTGTTTCTTTTTTACATTTCTCTATtcaaatatacatataaaatctttttaaaatatatcaaatataagAATTTCATCTCTTTTAgcgataaaaaaaagtgttatcaaagaaaatagaaagtGTTTTGACCAAATTTCGGCAaactaataaaatgaaataacatAAAAGGGTGGAGACAAATGAGCATATCTAAACTAAAAAGAgcattaaacttaaaaatacaGATAGTTAGACAATTTACTTACTCAGAAATGATGCTTCTAGA is a genomic window containing:
- the LOC114368641 gene encoding chlorophyll a-b binding protein CP26, chloroplastic-like, whose protein sequence is MASLAASTAAASLGMSEMLGNPINFSGATRPAPSASSPASFKTVALFSKKKATPTPPKKAAAAAPANDELAKWYGPDRRIFLPEGLLDRSEIPEYLTGEVPGDYGYDPFGLSKKPEDFAKYQAFELIHARWAMLGAAGFIIPEAFNKYGANCGPEAVWFKTGALLLDGGTLNYFGKPIPINLIVAVIAEIVLVGGAEYYRIINGLNFEDKLHPGGPFDPLGLANDPDQAALLKVKEIKNGRLAMFAMLGFYFQAYVTGEGPVENLAKHLSDPFGNNLLTVIAGSAERAPTL